The following are from one region of the Novosphingobium humi genome:
- a CDS encoding glycosyltransferase, with product MAFELGDLLCFWPFARGRARPWVRAGNASRDKGDWACAAANYRRATQIEPGRRAIWVQLGHMEKEAGAVPQALEAYRQASYLPANDGDAPFHLGLLARALGDMETARTAFDQALLENHLHQDAGRERLALAHLPSALSANARERAAMLCGQEQDRMNAHGAASTILFDVSDLITYFRHARLPTGIQRVQIEIITEALKNQPYAQICTFIDGAGYWAAIPPELFQSLSSMAVTSGDSLDPEWLNLIETLTAVLTTALQPRFTKSMWFVNLGTSWQYRNYFLHLRDLQRRFAIRYVPFVHDLIPFMAPQFCVDEVVRDFHNWISGVFNHAFAFLTNSYSTQADLVKVAAHYGHRLNENRIAVIALDADFRHHNSLKLSSSKLARWDLSPERYALFVSTIEVRKNHLLALEGWKELIRCYGVKAVPDLVCVGRKGWLSDEVFRIIHDNPELASKVKILSDISDDILSLLYHNCCFTIYPSHYEGWGLPVTESLCYGKVPVVSRCSSLPEAGGDFALYIEPSDVSDFFSAVESLWFDEEIRKSLEQRIVKQFKPRNWKDIAEEVSQALLKFEHALPKAVTAYCPSIRPGTLYRLARLQTTPPVPHAADGEGLRFGKAWEDPDDEGCPIKPEGAEVMAIVEAGESALWLCLRLEGTTDHGLEGQIVMNGQSKSFALKAREKRWFALPIEPGQLYFSIKDTANSAICSLRLSYLMVVEALPQNAADLGHRLINAEP from the coding sequence ATGGCGTTCGAATTGGGAGACCTGCTCTGCTTCTGGCCTTTTGCGCGCGGTCGGGCCCGTCCATGGGTGCGTGCGGGCAACGCCTCCCGGGATAAGGGTGACTGGGCCTGTGCTGCGGCTAATTATCGTCGCGCTACGCAAATTGAACCGGGACGACGAGCGATCTGGGTTCAGTTGGGACACATGGAGAAAGAAGCTGGCGCGGTGCCGCAGGCACTCGAAGCTTATCGCCAAGCTAGCTATTTGCCAGCAAACGATGGTGACGCCCCGTTTCACTTAGGGCTGTTGGCCCGCGCCTTGGGCGATATGGAAACGGCTCGCACGGCGTTTGATCAGGCCCTGCTGGAAAACCATTTGCACCAGGACGCCGGGCGGGAAAGGCTGGCGCTCGCGCATTTACCTTCCGCTCTGAGTGCTAATGCCCGCGAAAGGGCAGCCATGCTGTGCGGGCAGGAACAGGACCGCATGAATGCCCACGGCGCTGCTTCGACGATTCTTTTCGACGTCTCAGATCTGATTACATATTTCCGTCACGCGCGCCTGCCCACCGGCATTCAGCGCGTTCAGATAGAAATTATCACTGAAGCTCTGAAAAACCAGCCCTATGCCCAAATATGCACTTTTATTGATGGCGCAGGATATTGGGCGGCCATTCCTCCTGAGCTTTTCCAATCCTTGTCGAGCATGGCGGTGACAAGTGGCGATAGCCTTGATCCAGAATGGCTGAACCTGATTGAGACCTTGACGGCTGTACTGACTACCGCTCTTCAGCCTCGCTTTACAAAAAGCATGTGGTTCGTCAATTTGGGCACATCATGGCAGTATCGGAACTATTTTTTGCATCTTCGGGATTTACAGCGGAGGTTTGCGATACGCTATGTGCCTTTTGTGCATGATCTTATCCCGTTTATGGCGCCGCAGTTCTGTGTTGACGAGGTTGTTCGAGATTTTCATAACTGGATCTCAGGCGTGTTCAATCATGCCTTCGCATTTCTGACCAATTCGTATTCGACTCAGGCTGATCTTGTGAAAGTGGCTGCTCATTATGGCCATCGTCTGAACGAAAACCGTATTGCCGTAATTGCACTTGATGCTGATTTTCGTCACCACAATTCTTTAAAATTATCTTCAAGTAAACTTGCGCGGTGGGATCTTTCTCCAGAACGCTATGCTTTATTCGTTTCAACGATTGAAGTCAGAAAAAATCATCTACTTGCCTTGGAAGGTTGGAAAGAACTGATCCGGTGTTACGGCGTCAAAGCGGTTCCGGATCTCGTCTGCGTGGGGCGCAAAGGATGGCTGAGCGACGAGGTGTTTCGGATAATTCATGATAACCCGGAGCTTGCATCTAAAGTTAAGATACTGTCCGACATATCCGATGATATTCTTTCTCTTCTGTATCATAACTGCTGCTTTACTATTTATCCCAGCCACTATGAAGGCTGGGGTCTCCCTGTCACCGAATCGCTGTGTTACGGCAAAGTACCCGTTGTCAGCCGATGTTCATCTCTGCCTGAAGCTGGAGGCGATTTCGCACTTTACATCGAGCCCAGTGACGTATCCGATTTCTTCAGTGCTGTCGAAAGTCTATGGTTCGACGAAGAAATACGCAAATCCTTGGAACAAAGAATTGTTAAGCAATTCAAACCACGCAACTGGAAAGACATTGCGGAGGAGGTCAGTCAGGCCCTTTTGAAATTCGAACATGCCCTTCCCAAAGCTGTCACAGCTTATTGTCCATCGATCCGCCCGGGAACGCTATATCGACTGGCACGCCTTCAAACGACGCCTCCCGTGCCGCATGCGGCGGATGGCGAGGGTCTGCGGTTTGGGAAGGCATGGGAAGATCCGGACGATGAAGGATGCCCAATCAAACCTGAAGGCGCTGAAGTGATGGCAATTGTGGAGGCAGGCGAATCTGCGCTTTGGCTCTGCCTACGACTGGAAGGAACGACCGATCATGGGCTGGAGGGACAAATCGTCATGAATGGCCAAAGCAAGAGTTTCGCGCTAAAAGCGAGAGAAAAGCGCTGGTTCGCTTTGCCCATTGAACCGGGCCAACTGTATTTCTCGATCAAAGACACTGCCAACTCAGCAATCTGCAGCCTCCGCTTGAGTTACCTGATGGTGGTTGAAGCGTTGCCGCAGAATGCTGCTGATCTAGGCCATAGACTCATAAACGCGGAGCCATAG
- a CDS encoding IS3 family transposase (programmed frameshift) produces the protein MSKTTNKFAPEVRERAIRMVLDHERDYPSRWATVVSIAEKIGCSPPTLHEWVKKAEVDSGKRAGVPTEMAEKLKALERENRELRQANEILRKASAYFAPRRSEPKNLLAPVPQMIAFIDDHRDAYGVEPICRVLPIAPSTYHERVAQRRDPSRLSARAQSDLALKPEVLRVFAENFGVYGVRKVWRQMRREGFAVARSTVARLMRDLGLQGVIRGKPVRTTVSDRAVPCPLDHVNRQFYAPAPNMLWVSDFTYVATWAGFVYVAFVIDTYARRIVGWRASKTAHASFVLDALEQAIHERRPVHRGGLIHHSDRGSQYVSIRYTERLAEAGIEPSVGSVGDSYDNALAETINGLYKAEVIHQRGPWRSFEAVEFATLEWVEWFNNRRLLEPIGNIPPAEAEERYYAMLDDQPMAA, from the exons ATGAGCAAGACAACGAACAAGTTTGCCCCGGAGGTGCGGGAGCGGGCGATCCGGATGGTGCTGGATCACGAGCGGGATTATCCGTCCCGCTGGGCCACTGTGGTGTCGATAGCAGAGAAGATTGGCTGCTCACCGCCCACGCTGCATGAATGGGTAAAGAAGGCTGAAGTCGACAGCGGCAAGCGTGCAGGCGTGCCGACCGAGATGGCCGAGAAGCTCAAGGCACTGGAGCGGGAGAACCGAGAGCTGCGCCAAGCCAATGAGATTCTTCGCAAGGCGTCAGCATATTTTGC GCCCAGGCGGAGCGAGCCAAAAAACTTGTTGGCGCCCGTTCCGCAAATGATCGCTTTTATCGACGATCACCGCGATGCCTATGGGGTCGAGCCGATCTGCAGGGTTCTGCCGATTGCCCCTTCCACCTACCACGAGCGTGTTGCCCAACGCCGGGATCCATCGCGGCTGTCAGCCCGTGCCCAAAGCGATCTGGCGCTAAAACCGGAGGTCCTGCGCGTTTTTGCCGAGAACTTCGGCGTTTACGGTGTTCGCAAGGTGTGGCGGCAGATGCGACGTGAAGGCTTTGCCGTTGCCCGATCAACGGTGGCTCGACTGATGCGTGACCTAGGCCTTCAAGGGGTGATCCGGGGTAAACCGGTGCGCACCACTGTCAGCGACAGGGCTGTCCCATGTCCACTCGATCACGTGAACCGGCAATTTTACGCGCCAGCCCCGAACATGCTCTGGGTTTCCGATTTCACCTACGTGGCCACTTGGGCGGGGTTCGTTTACGTTGCCTTCGTCATCGACACATACGCACGCCGGATAGTAGGCTGGCGAGCCAGTAAAACGGCGCATGCCAGCTTTGTACTGGATGCACTGGAACAGGCCATCCATGAGAGACGACCTGTCCATCGCGGCGGGCTCATTCATCATAGCGACCGCGGGTCGCAATACGTATCCATTCGCTACACCGAACGCTTGGCTGAAGCCGGGATCGAGCCATCAGTCGGCAGTGTGGGCGACAGTTATGACAATGCCTTGGCTGAGACAATCAACGGCCTCTACAAAGCCGAGGTAATCCATCAGCGAGGACCTTGGCGGTCCTTCGAAGCGGTTGAATTTGCTACGCTGGAATGGGTCGAATGGTTCAACAATCGGCGATTGCTCGAACCCATCGGCAATATCCCGCCTGCTGAAGCCGAAGAACGATATTACGCCATGCTGGACGATCAACCTATGGCGGCCTAA
- the tnpB gene encoding IS66 family insertion sequence element accessory protein TnpB (TnpB, as the term is used for proteins encoded by IS66 family insertion elements, is considered an accessory protein, since TnpC, encoded by a neighboring gene, is a DDE family transposase.), protein MRKGMQGLALQVQQGLGRNPHGGDLFVFRGRAGALIKIIWHDGVGMSLYAKRLEKGRFIWPSAKDGIVSLTPAQLACLLEGIDWRNLNRPTFAGGYLV, encoded by the coding sequence ATGCGCAAAGGCATGCAGGGTTTGGCCCTGCAGGTGCAGCAAGGGCTGGGTCGCAATCCTCATGGCGGTGATCTTTTCGTGTTCCGCGGGCGGGCCGGCGCGCTGATCAAAATCATCTGGCACGACGGCGTCGGTATGTCGCTCTATGCCAAGCGGTTGGAGAAAGGTCGCTTCATCTGGCCCTCGGCCAAGGATGGCATCGTGTCACTGACGCCCGCACAATTGGCCTGCTTGCTGGAAGGTATCGACTGGCGGAACCTGAACCGCCCCACGTTTGCCGGAGGCTATTTGGTTTAA
- a CDS encoding D-glycero-alpha-D-manno-heptose-1,7-bisphosphate 7-phosphatase, which translates to MRPIAFFDRDGVLNRDTGYAHKIEALQWVEGVFETMARLKESGYRVVVVTNQSGVARGFYTEADVLALHEWMAARIALHGGTVDAFYYCPYHPEAVDPAYRQDHPDRKPRPGMLLKALARFPTDISRSFMIGDQATDMQAAQAAQIQGHLFRGGRLDDFVNEVLSQRVG; encoded by the coding sequence TTGCGCCCCATCGCTTTCTTCGACCGTGACGGGGTGTTGAACCGAGACACCGGCTATGCGCACAAGATCGAAGCGTTGCAATGGGTCGAGGGTGTGTTTGAAACCATGGCGCGGCTGAAAGAGAGCGGATACCGGGTGGTGGTGGTCACCAATCAGTCTGGTGTGGCCAGAGGCTTTTATACCGAAGCCGATGTTCTGGCGCTGCACGAATGGATGGCGGCCCGCATTGCGCTGCACGGCGGGACGGTCGATGCCTTCTATTACTGTCCCTACCATCCAGAAGCCGTCGATCCGGCCTATCGCCAGGATCACCCGGACCGGAAGCCTAGACCGGGCATGCTTCTCAAGGCACTTGCCCGATTTCCCACTGACATTTCGCGCAGCTTCATGATCGGCGATCAGGCCACCGATATGCAGGCTGCCCAAGCAGCGCAAATTCAAGGGCACCTGTTTCGCGGCGGGCGTTTGGACGATTTCGTCAATGAGGTGTTGTCGCAAAGGGTCGGCTGA
- a CDS encoding CDP-alcohol phosphatidyltransferase family protein, producing the protein MTRETKDAAGVTDQRFNESFLAGQERRLLYAIAPRLPQWVTPNQLTGFGVFGAFVVMMGYIFSRWDMAWLWLSNFGLLLHWFGDSLDGTVARLRKIERPRYGFYLDQVIDTIGSLMISLGIGFCPAARMDLSLLVLAVFFMLSIQVYVRNIVDREFHVAVGGLGPTEMRLGILGMNIGILLFGRWMIPGLPFPVSWLDATMVLTCAGLLILLVAQMREHLGRLACEEAAGFK; encoded by the coding sequence ATGACCCGCGAAACCAAGGATGCCGCCGGGGTCACCGACCAGCGCTTCAACGAGAGCTTTCTGGCCGGTCAGGAGCGGCGGCTGCTCTACGCCATCGCCCCCCGGCTGCCCCAATGGGTAACGCCCAATCAATTGACGGGTTTCGGCGTGTTCGGCGCCTTCGTCGTCATGATGGGCTATATTTTCAGCCGGTGGGACATGGCATGGCTATGGCTGTCGAACTTTGGGTTGCTGCTGCATTGGTTCGGCGATTCGCTGGACGGCACGGTGGCCCGCCTGCGCAAGATCGAGAGGCCGCGATACGGCTTCTATCTGGATCAGGTGATCGACACGATCGGCAGCCTGATGATCTCTTTGGGCATCGGCTTTTGCCCGGCGGCGCGGATGGACCTGTCGCTTTTGGTGCTGGCCGTATTCTTCATGCTTTCGATTCAGGTCTATGTGCGCAACATCGTTGACCGCGAATTCCATGTGGCAGTCGGCGGTCTGGGCCCGACCGAGATGCGTCTGGGCATTCTGGGCATGAACATCGGGATCCTGCTGTTTGGGCGCTGGATGATCCCCGGCCTGCCGTTCCCGGTCAGTTGGCTGGACGCAACCATGGTGCTGACTTGTGCGGGATTGCTGATCCTGCTGGTGGCGCAGATGCGCGAGCATTTGGGCAGGCTTGCATGCGAGGAAGCTGCCGGTTTTAAATGA
- a CDS encoding AGE family epimerase/isomerase, protein MNKDRPDHQSIAFAGTKGQGMYDWLTGPAAAIWLDRGVDRQRGGYYDSLSMGDAKNSSEFKRLRVTCRQIFVFSRLSTLGVSGAQDAMEHGINFLFDKLRHSEGGFVRSVTIDGQKLDERRDLYDLAFTVFALAAAFGRTRDTNLRDEALRILTFIQTQLWHEAGGYQEGLPPALPRRQNPHMHLLEACLAWLPLSAESAFRDVAQTILDLMSARFWSSDSECLFEYFEDDWQPCTNIDRRIFEPGHHFEWAWLLGECANAGLVVPDLSEKLARKAFQHGFSAQGLPYAEVRPDGSVADEFCRIWVITEWLRAQSTHCADFVPETRSEPGSAPLDKLQHFLNVPTKGLWFERCNAVSGQFVNEAVPASSLYHIVTGIDHLLELPQNYTH, encoded by the coding sequence GTGAATAAAGATCGGCCTGATCATCAGAGTATCGCTTTTGCAGGCACCAAGGGCCAAGGCATGTATGATTGGTTGACGGGGCCGGCGGCTGCAATCTGGCTTGATCGCGGTGTAGATAGGCAGCGTGGCGGCTATTACGATAGCCTATCTATGGGAGATGCAAAAAATTCTTCAGAATTCAAAAGACTAAGGGTTACATGCCGACAGATTTTCGTTTTTTCTCGCCTGAGCACGTTGGGCGTGTCGGGCGCTCAAGATGCGATGGAGCATGGGATTAATTTCCTTTTCGACAAACTCCGACACTCAGAGGGTGGCTTTGTTCGGTCTGTTACGATTGACGGGCAAAAGTTGGATGAACGACGCGACCTCTATGACTTGGCCTTTACGGTTTTCGCGCTGGCGGCGGCCTTTGGCCGCACGCGTGACACCAACCTGCGCGACGAGGCTTTGCGAATCCTGACCTTCATTCAGACACAACTCTGGCATGAAGCAGGCGGATATCAGGAGGGCCTCCCCCCTGCCCTTCCGCGTCGCCAAAATCCTCACATGCATTTGCTAGAAGCATGTCTGGCTTGGTTGCCGTTATCAGCGGAATCGGCATTTCGCGATGTTGCACAGACAATTCTGGATTTGATGTCGGCCCGATTCTGGTCATCAGATTCCGAATGCCTTTTCGAATATTTTGAAGATGATTGGCAGCCGTGCACAAATATCGATCGCAGAATATTCGAACCGGGGCATCATTTCGAATGGGCCTGGCTTTTGGGTGAATGTGCCAATGCCGGACTTGTTGTGCCCGACCTTTCTGAAAAGCTGGCTCGCAAGGCATTTCAACACGGTTTTTCCGCGCAAGGTCTGCCCTATGCCGAGGTGCGCCCGGATGGGTCAGTTGCGGACGAATTTTGCAGAATCTGGGTCATTACGGAATGGTTGCGAGCTCAATCAACTCACTGCGCTGACTTCGTCCCCGAAACAAGGAGCGAGCCGGGATCAGCACCACTTGATAAATTGCAGCATTTTCTCAACGTTCCAACCAAAGGTCTATGGTTTGAGCGGTGCAATGCAGTATCCGGGCAATTCGTCAATGAAGCCGTTCCCGCCAGTTCACTTTATCATATTGTGACCGGTATCGATCATTTGCTTGAACTTCCCCAAAATTATACTCATTGA
- the rfaE1 gene encoding D-glycero-beta-D-manno-heptose-7-phosphate kinase → MNRLPEAKVAVIGDVMIDVYLKGIIERISPEAPVPVVRAKSQNAVPGGAANVAANIVALGAQAILVGVIGPDGADLCHALESLGLSHVDGLVVDESRRTIRKQRIMAGQQVVRIDFEDTHELSKDIEAKVIAHALRAIDNVEAVILSDYGKGVLTPAVVKAINAHARAQNKPVIVDPKQRDLSWYRGATLITPNRAELTAATGLPCESDEQAAKAAKAAQIAFDGDILLTRSEKGLSYYPREGEVAHQPTRAREVFDVSGAGDTVVATLATALAVKADFAEAMNFANHAAGIVVAKAGTATTTLEELREAIELSDGHSLTGGALVERHVAAAMCRHWQRQGLKVGMANGCFDLIHPGHIALIRQASEACDKLIMALNTDASVSRVKGPTRPVQKEAARAQVIGAVKGVDLVVLFDEETPLELIEALQPDVLVKGADYTVETVVGADIVLARGGRVVLADLIAGQSTTRLIRDMA, encoded by the coding sequence TTGAACCGTCTGCCCGAAGCCAAGGTAGCCGTTATCGGTGACGTCATGATCGACGTCTATCTGAAGGGCATCATCGAGCGGATTTCGCCTGAGGCTCCTGTTCCGGTTGTACGCGCCAAAAGCCAGAATGCGGTGCCTGGAGGCGCCGCCAATGTTGCTGCGAATATTGTCGCGCTGGGGGCCCAGGCGATCCTGGTGGGCGTGATCGGCCCGGATGGCGCTGACCTGTGTCACGCCTTGGAAAGCTTGGGCTTGTCGCATGTGGATGGCCTAGTGGTTGATGAGAGCCGCCGCACCATTCGCAAGCAGCGCATCATGGCCGGCCAGCAAGTTGTCCGTATCGATTTTGAAGACACGCATGAGCTGAGCAAAGACATTGAGGCAAAAGTGATCGCCCATGCATTGCGCGCGATTGACAATGTCGAGGCCGTCATCCTGTCTGATTATGGCAAGGGCGTTTTGACCCCCGCCGTGGTCAAGGCCATCAATGCCCATGCCCGGGCGCAAAACAAACCAGTGATCGTGGACCCCAAACAGCGCGATCTCTCCTGGTATCGCGGCGCGACCCTGATAACACCCAATCGCGCAGAGTTGACCGCCGCGACAGGGTTGCCTTGCGAAAGCGACGAGCAGGCGGCCAAGGCTGCAAAGGCGGCTCAGATAGCGTTTGACGGCGACATTTTGCTGACGCGCTCGGAAAAAGGTCTGTCCTATTATCCGCGCGAGGGCGAGGTTGCGCACCAACCGACCCGCGCCCGCGAAGTCTTTGATGTATCGGGCGCAGGCGACACTGTTGTCGCAACACTGGCCACGGCATTGGCGGTAAAGGCCGATTTTGCCGAAGCGATGAATTTTGCCAATCATGCGGCGGGTATTGTCGTTGCCAAGGCCGGCACGGCGACCACCACTCTGGAGGAATTGCGCGAAGCCATCGAATTGAGCGATGGGCACAGTCTCACAGGCGGCGCTCTGGTTGAGCGTCACGTAGCTGCGGCAATGTGTCGTCATTGGCAAAGGCAGGGTTTGAAGGTCGGCATGGCCAATGGCTGTTTCGATCTTATTCACCCCGGTCACATTGCCCTGATCCGCCAGGCGTCAGAAGCTTGCGACAAGCTTATCATGGCCCTTAACACCGACGCCTCGGTGTCTCGCGTGAAAGGCCCGACGAGACCGGTGCAAAAGGAGGCCGCGCGCGCTCAGGTCATCGGGGCGGTCAAGGGTGTCGACCTTGTCGTGCTGTTCGACGAGGAAACGCCGCTTGAATTGATAGAGGCTCTCCAGCCTGACGTGCTGGTCAAGGGGGCGGACTATACGGTTGAAACCGTGGTTGGCGCCGACATCGTGCTGGCGCGTGGGGGCCGTGTGGTGCTGGCTGATCTGATTGCCGGTCAATCCACGACGCGATTGATCCGAGACATGGCATGA
- a CDS encoding glycosyltransferase has protein sequence MPRAIAYDLTRLFLGPLSQSPRGIDRVDIAFANYLFFNRKIESVGILPTPWGIRAFNADMVRRGLDHLHHIWAERIDEGEDPHWQGLVAAILEQGVPNRPAPRRKPAGLLTKAQRMWMHLRRTGIALGRSVATLPHGAIYLNIGQIGLAVPVFHRWLANRRDITAAFMLHDTIPLEYPQFVSPSSVTHHARMVQTALERADLVITTTQHARETIVSTMAQMGRADVPIHVRGLPLPAALGMPRSADPALAGRHYFLTCSTIEPRKNHGLLIDVWRRIVARMGARAPHLVIVGSPGRHAETILGEIAGDPALARHIHHVSGLSSPALGRLTLGAAAMLCPSYAEGFGLSVLEANALGVPTIASDIASHREIANAQTRLLPPDDRHAWEEAIMDLPPGFLRSTPAIPETMTEAAYCRDITAFLHNFAQTKHKDAMQDFSLRHEKRP, from the coding sequence ATGCCTCGGGCAATCGCCTACGATCTGACGCGCTTGTTCCTCGGGCCGTTGAGCCAATCGCCGCGCGGGATCGACAGGGTGGATATTGCGTTCGCCAACTATTTATTTTTCAACAGAAAGATCGAAAGCGTCGGCATCCTGCCCACCCCTTGGGGGATACGCGCCTTCAACGCAGACATGGTGCGGCGGGGTCTGGATCACCTGCACCACATCTGGGCCGAGAGGATCGATGAGGGCGAGGACCCCCACTGGCAGGGTCTGGTCGCGGCCATCTTGGAACAGGGCGTTCCCAACCGTCCTGCCCCCCGCCGCAAACCGGCCGGGCTGCTAACCAAAGCGCAGCGGATGTGGATGCATTTGCGGCGAACCGGCATCGCTTTGGGGCGATCCGTTGCAACTCTGCCCCATGGCGCAATCTATCTGAATATAGGCCAGATCGGGCTTGCCGTTCCTGTTTTTCATCGCTGGCTGGCGAATCGGCGTGATATTACGGCGGCCTTCATGCTGCATGACACGATCCCGCTGGAATATCCCCAGTTCGTGTCGCCCTCCTCGGTCACCCATCATGCGCGCATGGTCCAGACCGCGCTGGAACGCGCCGATCTGGTTATCACGACAACCCAGCATGCGCGCGAAACCATTGTGTCCACGATGGCGCAAATGGGGCGCGCCGATGTGCCCATTCACGTTCGCGGCCTGCCCTTGCCCGCGGCATTGGGGATGCCGCGCTCGGCCGATCCGGCGCTGGCCGGACGGCACTATTTCCTCACCTGCTCGACCATCGAGCCGCGCAAAAACCATGGCCTGCTGATTGATGTGTGGCGGCGCATTGTCGCGCGGATGGGCGCGCGCGCGCCGCATCTGGTGATCGTGGGTTCGCCCGGCCGCCATGCCGAAACCATCCTTGGCGAGATTGCCGGCGATCCGGCCCTTGCGCGCCATATTCACCATGTCTCGGGCCTCTCCAGCCCGGCGCTGGGGCGCCTGACGCTGGGCGCGGCGGCGATGCTCTGCCCCAGCTATGCCGAGGGTTTCGGCCTCTCGGTGCTGGAGGCCAACGCGCTGGGCGTACCCACCATCGCTTCCGATATTGCCAGCCACCGCGAAATCGCCAATGCCCAAACGCGCCTGCTGCCCCCCGATGACCGCCACGCCTGGGAAGAGGCCATTATGGACCTTCCACCCGGATTCCTGCGTTCGACACCGGCCATCCCCGAAACCATGACCGAGGCGGCCTATTGCCGTGATATCACGGCATTCCTCCACAATTTTGCGCAGACCAAGCATAAGGACGCCATGCAAGACTTTTCGCTTCGCCATGAGAAGAGGCCATGA
- the tnpA gene encoding IS66-like element accessory protein TnpA, which translates to MRQITVMHGPERRRRWTDEERLRILAEAGAPGACVADVARRHDISTARIYTWRNKLRPQIAGPEFAEAVVDVGDAGLPVSGSSPAIVVEVSGKVRMTVFPSAPAALVAATLKALR; encoded by the coding sequence ATGCGGCAGATTACGGTTATGCACGGGCCCGAGCGTCGTCGGCGCTGGACTGACGAGGAACGGCTGCGGATTCTGGCAGAGGCCGGGGCACCGGGTGCGTGCGTTGCCGACGTTGCGCGGCGGCATGATATTTCGACGGCACGGATCTACACTTGGCGGAACAAGCTGCGTCCTCAGATCGCAGGGCCCGAGTTCGCCGAGGCGGTGGTCGATGTTGGCGATGCTGGGCTTCCGGTTTCGGGATCATCGCCCGCCATCGTGGTGGAAGTGAGCGGCAAGGTGCGCATGACGGTCTTCCCGTCCGCACCTGCGGCGCTGGTGGCAGCAACGTTGAAGGCCCTGCGGTGA